TTGCTTTCGCGATTTCTTGTAGCTTGTGAACGATATTGACATATTGCTATTTTTAAATTCGATCTGAATGGTAAATTTCTGTAGGGTTATCCCCATCAACATCTCTTTTGACATTGTGCAAACGTGAAATGAAGTTTGGCCTAAGTTTAATATGGAAGAGAccaaaattaatataattatagcaacatactttcatttatttatgtattgTAGCATCTTAGTTACAAATCTTTCTATCATATCATTtaactttgataaaaaaaaaattataagacattgcatttttttaaaaaaaaaaactaccaaATTATAACAGTTTGCTTTTAATTCTTTGTTATTACTAAAAAGTTGTAATGTAACAAATATACCTAATTATAGCGATTACTGTGTCAACTCCATGAACACAAATTTTTATCTTCCTTTCTgaattttgtaatgtttaacatcAAAATTTAATTAACTTCTGAGTAATCAGTTGCTTCTTCATAATTCGATCCAAATGGAAAAACAAACATATTAAATAAAAGGTACTCTAATCAATAATCATGGGTTGTTCTTTTTTACTCTATCGGATAACATAAATTATTTTATCCAATtatattttattgatttttttaatagcttttttttaaaaaaaatttcattctACCATATATTACATTATTGGCATTAAATGTTATAAAAACTATACCCAACATTGAGATCGTATTTAATACATTAGCATTTTTATGAGATTTAGTAGGAAAACGTGGAAAACGTGAAAAACCATTGCAAATGAAAAGATGAACATTTAAAACCGGAAGCCTTAAATATTTCATATTAAATCACAATTTCATAAGAAAACCAAAATTTGGGAAAAATGAAGCTAGAAAATTTTTGCTGTTGTCTCCCGGGGTTAGGATGGTCAATTTGATGCATTGTTTCAAATAAACAAGATACCAAAACCGGATCAACTCATTTTTAGATTAACCAAATTTATTTTGACAAATACATATTCCATATGTTGGTTTGATTAATTTCTTCCATCACCATTCACTCATAGGAATAGTAAAATAAACCATGCATCGAATCCAAATGATTCCAACGCAATTGAATTTCATCCATTTGTGATTTGACAACCAAACACACTACATGATGAAATCTTACTCCATCCCATTGGAATCACTAACCAAACACACCCCAAGAGATTTGTGATGAATGGCGATAGATAATCCACATGTTATGTTGTCATGTGAAACGATGTTAGTTTGAAGGTATATGTGCACAAAAAACCAGTTTGAAACCGATTTTCAAACCTATAAATTATTTCCATCTATTATTTCTTTAATTTGCTATAATACAAGGTTCTAAAGATTTCCTAAGGTTGGACAATGTCCCTTCATGATGCGCTTCGGGTAGGGCTATCCTGTCGGGGACACGATGTCGtggtttgagagagatttcagtTAAAGCTTCTGGTCACACTTTTCTTCATCTTGTACCTTGTGCTTCTTTATTTGTatcatagttttaggaatggaagAGGAGGGAAAAATAACCATTCCCATATGATTAGGGATAACATAGAAAGAATGGGAAGGAGAATATAAAAGTTGATATGGGTTCAAGGACACaaacaaataattatatttatcttaatttattattaaataaCTATTAACTTTTAAATAGGAATGATAATTGATCATCGACAAAAATATGCAATTCGAAATGAAAATTCGGACAACTGAAATTGTAATTCGAGTTCATATCAAGTGTAATAAACACGATGTCATGTCGTGTCGTGTACGTGTCTAAAATTTAACACCAAATCGACACGATTTAGTATTTGTTTTTCCTGTTTTTCATGTTAtgtataattaaatattaattaaattaattaattgttaTTTTGTTTTATCTTTGCCGTGTCGTTTTTTAATTGGCTttttttcgtgttagttaaaaaaattaTATCGTTTAATgtgtttattatataaaactttgTCGACGATTGCCCAATTTACCACCCCTACTTTTAAATGTTAATATATTTGTTAAAACTATAAATAAGTTGTTGAGTAGCAATGGAGACTACTTTTGGAAAAGAGTTGACATTCCCCTGATGTAGAGATAATCGTGAAAGTTGATGAAAAGCCACACCGTTATGGATTTGTGGATGGTCTTATAATCATAAAACTATCCTCAATACTCACCACTAACCATTAATAATTATAATGGTATGCATAACATCATAACATCTTTACTACGAGACCATGAGATGCTTACACCTACCACACCTTTCCAcctcattatttttaattaaatttgatTAAATGTAATTTTGTAATATGGAAAGTAATGAACGATGTAAAAAATGAGGTTGTATATTTAAGTATTTATACGTAAAATTGTtacgaaaaaaaattaaaattttcaaaaattagccCTTCGAAGGGCTAGTCTAAGGTCCAAATGACGAAAGAGCCCTCATTAGGTGTTGATGTCCATTATGCGCATCACGAATCACCACAAAATCGGAGAACCACAGACAGCTGGGACAGTGTGCATGACCGTTGTCCGTGGCCACGTAGACCACGACCGGGTCCATGGTCCCTATACCGGATGTCCTAATAAACTTAACTCCCGATAATTACAGAATTACTCGCACAACCCTCACCTTTCCATAGTTACACACTTTGTATTTGATACCTTAGATTTAAAGAGTACTATGGTAGAAGGTTGTACCACACAACCACAAAAGGTCAACCATCAAATGTCAATGGTAATAGTCACTTCTTCATTGACAAATGGTACAAATGGTGGAATCACTAGAGCTACAAAAGTATAGCTCCCACTTGTTATCAACTCCAAAGCTTTAATGCTTGTATTAGGTATTTTCATAAAAGTGAAATAAAAATCCCAAGAAATTGCTAGTGCACCAAATCAAATATAAGTGAGATTTTCAAATATCACGATcattaaagtatgttgctatgatTCTTACAATATATCTCATGAATTTGATAGTGCACGATAAACAATGTAGTACAAGAATATACAACATACTCTAATACCTAATCATTGCATGATACATCCTCCCGAATCTTGTCCTCTTCGAACATTCCCATAGGCTGATAATTCAAGAAGATCCATATCACGCCCTACAAATTTTTTCCATCAAAAATAATGTCAATTTCAATCTCTTACCTTTTCTTTTATTGCTAAATGATTAAGAAAACCGTAGCGGTTAATATTGCACCTGAAACCCGACAGTAAGAGCTTTTTTGAATAAGATCCGCTCTAGACATCTCGGTACGGTTCCCTTTGGATCGATTAACTGTTGCCTATAAAAAGACACAACTTTAATTAAGACTGTGTTTGGCAGACCAACTGAAAAGTAGTCAGCTTTTAACTGAAAAGCTACTTTTTAGCCGAAAAACTAGCTTTTGCGTGATTAGCTAGCTGGTAGCTGATaaagtaataatgtttgataaaaACTAGCAGATAAGTGCCAAACACAGTTTAATGgttgtttgatagttgttgattgAGTCAGACACAGACACAACCTCTTATCATGCCCAATAAAAGGCATATCAGAGGCTTTTAACTGTGGTATCAGACAGTCTGAATCTGAATCTGACCGAGTCAGACCCAACCTCTTACTAAGACCTGGTAAGAGGCATATCAAACAGCCgctaactttttaaattataagtGATAAAGATTTATTGACACCTGTAAAACTTGACAATTTTCCAGCGTGCTTTTGCCACCCTGAAAGGTTAAAACATGAGATTATCTAAGAAGCTTCAAAAAGATAGGCAAATTAGATAACTCTTTGTTAAACCCATAAAAAATACAGTAAATAATTGGATTTGTTtattctcattaaaattatacCGAGTCTTTTAGTGTCAATTAATTAAGATGACTTGTGTTGTTATTTAATAGCTTGAAATATTGAAGTGAATTGCATTGTTTATCAGTTGACGTCTTGTTTTTTATTGAGTTGGTAATTCATAATTGGAGGTTAagtcgattttttttttttttttttttttttgatatgaaTAGTCTTTGACCAAAATTTTAAACGCTAAAATTTCAAAGGCTGTTTGGGGGGAATTCAAACTTAGGGTTTTTAAGGAGGAACTAATTAAGAAGAttgaatataatattttgaaacaTATCAAGTTTTATTAACTAATTTTGACCTCCATTTTCATCTGTGGGAAGGGGTGTTAATACAAACATACTCCAAGAGACAAAGAAAAAGTTGACCAAACTTCAGTTCAAATTTACTATACAGATTCGCATTGTCAAATAAATTGTATTAGGTCATAAAAGAATTGAAAAAAACAGCAGACGCTGTTAACAACTTGAAAAATTTAGACTTTGAAATTCACAGAAAGATTATCATATTGTAGGAAATGAAAGCGTGCATTATCATCAATTTGAAGCAAAGCATTTTAATTTATGATTTCACACAACAATTAAAGTAATTAAATACCTTGGAGTAAGGAAGAATGTGGTCGTAATCATGGCAGAGACAACCAGGACAACCAACGAGCTTACGGAAAATAGTGTTGCCAAGAGGGTCTCGACGCCATCGATCTGGATCCCTTCCTTTGACTTTCTCGGCTTTCTCCCAGCATTGCTGCTTTACACTGTAGGGGAAACTCCTAGGGTTTGAGAATTTGTCTTGTGGAGAGATAGTTAGGTCATGGAGGTAAGTAAGGTCGTCGTCTCCGGTGACAAATTGGGCGTCGATGACAGAGGCGGAAGGAGGGGAACCAGAACTGCTGGATGACGTTGTTGGTGCCGGTCCGGATGAGGTGGTGGGGGAACGGTGGTTTCTCGTCGGAGACGATGAGTAACTCCTACGTTTACCCTTGTTTCTTGAATTCATCTTCTTTGCTTTGGTAGTTTCGTGCCCTAGTCTATGGCTAGTTGGCTACTGGTAGTGTGGCGGTGtacatttttaatatatttgttatGCAGAAGAAAATTCTGTTTTTAGTCGATTTCAAATGGATGTGATAAATGATTAAATCTTAGATAACACGTAATTAGTCGGTGaaaattatattaataaaatgaATGATATAGTTTGGGATAATGATTAGAACACCTtaaaatttgttaaaaaaaaaaaatacaatttagtATTATATTATATGATCATAAAACATCATGAAACTAAGACATATGTAGTATATATTATCTTCAAAAAACATAATCTATGATTTGGGTAACTTTCATGTTTagccctaactttttttttttttttttaacttagacGGTCCctaacatttatatttattttcgaGTTAAAAGACTAATATACACTTATTAGTTTCAtttaacatttatttttattactcGGTAATTATTTATAcaattgatatatttataataaataataacataaattgtgtaaataattaataaataataaaaataatgttaaaTGAAAGTAATAAGGATATATTAGTCTTTTAACTCGACCAGGGTCCGAAGTCGAATCAAATTTAAACCAAAGGGACCGTCCGAGTTAGAAAAAAGAAGTTAGGGACTAAATATGTAAATTACCATAGACATAAAGATGGTGCCACTTAGGTGATACATCAACAATTACCACAAAAATAAGGTTTCATGTCACATCCAAAAAGTGATGCCACATTTAATTTTTCCTtttgaataattaaaatttttatttttaattaaaaacaaaatatttcattaattaaaaaaactcatTACATTGtgtcatttaaaaaaatatcaCATTAAAAAAACCTAAAACTTAggaaaaaatagaaaattaaaaattaataaataaataaacccaaATAAACTACGTGAAATCGTCCTCTGAGAACTTGTCTTTCGGGCATCCATGagatgttttttaatttttttgagaaGAAATGTAATAGAAAGATAGAAAAAGCAATTGTAAATGTTTGAGAGGTTTAAATAAGAATGTTTAAAGGTTAAAAAGGAagaaaaaacattattttaaatCCTACCGTTCAATTGGAATGGGAATCAGAAAAGATGAGTGCTCTCTTGTGATACCTTAGTGCAGCGTCCACCGTATCCAAACCGTGGTGGATGGGCGATGTTTGCGATGATGTGGCAGCGGTTGTGTGGCCTCTACCGTAGCCACTTCCCTTGGTCTTATGTAAATTACATGAGCAATTAAATCAAACAATTAGAAATTAATAAATGTGATGTTTTAAAACAATGTTTAGTCCAATATTTTTctagaattttcataaaaaaataataaaaaaccgTTAATTATTGTTTTATGTATTTACTAATTCTAAAGTTTTTgctaaaatataaaaatggaaaaTTGTTTTTCATAAATTAAAGTGTTTCGTGTTGTATGAATTTTTCAAACTTGTTTGGTATACTCATGCTAGGTGTGAAACATatatattacatgagtttatttaaaaaaaattaaatataaaattcaagatatttagaaagtttgaatttataagaaaagtgagaaaaatattgaattataaaaattaatatgttttttgtttttgaaatttaaacaaataatttagataaataaataaaaaaattaatgaaacttTTCTTTAgtgattttgaaattaaaaagaaattacATTAATGAAATTGGtatga
The genomic region above belongs to Lactuca sativa cultivar Salinas chromosome 4, Lsat_Salinas_v11, whole genome shotgun sequence and contains:
- the LOC111877754 gene encoding uncharacterized protein LOC111877754 isoform X1, whose product is MNSRNKGKRRSYSSSPTRNHRSPTTSSGPAPTTSSSSSGSPPSASVIDAQFVTGDDDLTYLHDLTISPQDKFSNPRSFPYSVKQQCWEKAEKVKGRDPDRWRRDPLGNTIFRKLVGCPGCLCHDYDHILPYSKGGKSTLENCQVLQATVNRSKGNRTEMSRADLIQKSSYCRVSGRDMDLLELSAYGNVRRGQDSGGCIMQ
- the LOC111877754 gene encoding uncharacterized protein LOC111877754 isoform X3 produces the protein MNSRNKGKRRSYSSSPTRNHRSPTTSSGPAPTTSSSSSGSPPSASVIDAQFVTGDDDLTYLHDLTISPQDKFSNPRSFPYSVKQQCWEKAEKVKGRDPDRWRRDPLGNTIFRKLVGCPGCLCHDYDHILPYSKATVNRSKGNRTEMSRADLIQKSSYCRVSGRDMDLLELSAYGNVRRGQDSGGCIMQ
- the LOC111877754 gene encoding uncharacterized protein LOC111877754 isoform X2, which codes for MNSRNKGKRRSYSSSPTRNHRSPTTSSGPAPTTSSSSSGSPPSASVIDAQFVTGDDDLTYLHDLTISPQDKFSNPRSFPYSVKQQCWEKAEKVKGRDPDRWRRDPLGNTIFRKLVGCPGCLCHDYDHILPYSKGGKSTLENCQVLQLIDPKGTVPRCLERILFKKALTVGFQGVIWIFLNYQPMGMFEEDKIREDVSCND